Proteins from a single region of Xiphophorus maculatus strain JP 163 A chromosome 22, X_maculatus-5.0-male, whole genome shotgun sequence:
- the mypn gene encoding myopalladin isoform X2: MEMIKTNGIKKGVNVGELMEDDPEQPPSLSQLLRVSYEARAQHRHDETSRSDAPSSRIQIYGSLKAKGDETVGHNDAQFPDLSAFLSQEELDKSVNLACQAIGHETRDEKGDVKAAVTSGTAAISDATNHLSQNTVSLSAVAPVSNHLPASSSARFTADRKTHNRQRQDNMTRDSVDASEGLNDTSSLAKSSPYGPETQSKKEFLNKAADFIEELSSLFKANSSKRVRPRACKAHRTRIQSKTQTDDAVYPISPDNRERAAMPVEGEQETPGPAAARQDPGSGRLEFQDCTVPKEEQFDCVSQEPQDLDESLAPTESPNHTESACEPPHFILKLKSREVPEGTKVQLDCIVRGHPVPEVRWFCEGKELENSPDIQIITSGELHSLVIAEAFEEDTGRYSCFASNVYGTDSTSAEIYVEGASSSDSEAEQRFDHVAQLQRKPKSSPSFPQSSNQTRPVKEDDSALSPLAAAAVEPEEDLTRTATEAPLPVRTSATILQVPELARVTLVPPAGEEQRVLPVQVFPTSAELTETENASTLALNPAGSSILSTAEQTPQLQTPTFSQHYSEERSGPPVMAAPVFTESLQELSASEGQLVVLECRVKGVPAPRVDWFRDGKLIEDSPDFRILQKKPRSPAEPEEICTLVIAEVFPEDSGMFTCTANNNYGTVSSSAALRVKANSNNSSHARPFSGLLTESRRDQGFTPSAPAVTSHPEVTVSSSIRLEPLVSSTLCLDPLNTSTLRLEPSVLNLDGVSGSSGPRVDLQNPRQIFSSQRPFTVSPAAANTPEQKASRPSDRHAKAAPNRPNGGSGVVPLPDPPPNSCLKTGTLTNHRDSRAGARVGLRVHFKLPEDEEDEEQGDYDEDLSLALSGKEPPPVLAKPKLDPAQLQLLHNQVLLEQQQESEPQTKPHTHHRPHHPFQTQLPSEVQSPSEGPLWSPRMHREPQIPPLSATKPPAPSFSSAPALSAASWTPPAAPHLNMSPLVTSPTNTIHASHLNLSPAALSRAGPKPQFSSPPAPKLSAAPPDSSVLQFMSPTPQLRSTHASLMNLTAVSFSYTRPKEFIAAQTLSPIRSLSPTESPVPLLQELAAELNSSAASSPTPPPFSPPLTFTPTRVLKSPTSPPSLLSSPTFLNSGLGLRAQSPPQASSPTSSSSSPSPIQNPVAFLSSVLPSLSPSQPTNSMGLPKGAPSGVKKKTPKTRLPSAENISESKELLLQDMEKTLRLKSDAPQFAHQQKLSVKGKTASRLLGPNNAATVINYDEEYKVSNFEQRLMSEIEFRLERTPVEESDDEVQHDDIPTGKCIAPVFDKKLKNYKAMEGVPVTFTCKVLGVPSPKVYWFKDGKQILKKNTQYQKLREGDGTCCLHIESTAADDDGNYTVMAANPQGRISCSGHLIVQSGPPRSRLTPIQSQRVRTRIQEVEGEQTQERFFRPHFLLAPGDMMAHEGRLCRLDCKVSGLPSPELMWLVNGRPIYPDLNHKMLVRENGVHSLVIDPLTQNDAGTYTCIASNKAGQSSFSLELKVVEKEMKHPPQFVEKLQNMGIPEGAPVRLECRLAGMPPPAIFWKKDNETISKTKSRISMTQDSTGYVCLLIHPTTKDDAGWYTVSAKNDAGVVSCTCRLDIYAQWHQSIPAPMRKAPRASSRYAALTGQGFDIKSAFSTSDTSPVLFASSPPEATLESDEL; the protein is encoded by the exons atggaaatgatcaaaacaaatgGGATTAAAAAAGGAGTCAATGTGGGAGAACT CATGGAGGACGACCCGGAGCAGCCTCCGTCTCTCTCCCAGCTGCTGAGGGTGAGCTACGAGGCCCGAGCCCAGCACCGCCACGACGAGACGAGCCGCTCCGACGCTCCGTCCTCCCGCATCCAGATTTACGGCTCTCTGAAAGCCAAAGGCGACGAAACCGTGGGCCACAACGACGCCCAGTTCCCAGACCTGTCAGCCTTCCTCAGCCAGGAGGAGCTGGATAAGAGTGTGAACTTGGCCTGCCAGGCCATCGGACACGAGACCCGAGACGAGAAAGGCGACGTAAAGGCCGCCGTGACGTCAGGAACCGCCGCCATAAGTGACGCCACCAACCACCTCTCCCAAAACACAGTTTCTTTATCCGCCGTAGCTCCGGTGTCAAACCACTTACCTGCGTCTTCATCCGCCAGGTTCACAGCTGACAGGAAGACGCACAACAGGCAGAG GCAAGACAACATGACGAGGGACAGTGTGGACGCCAGCGAAGGACTCAACGACACCAGCAGTCTGGCAAAAAGCTCCCCGTACGGTCCGGAGACCCAGTCCAAGAAGGAGTTCCTCAACAAGGCGGCGGACTTCATTGAGGAACTGTCTTCTCTCTTCAAGGCCAACAGCTCCAAGCGGGTCCGACCGAGAGCTTGCAAGGCCCACCGGACCAGGATCCAGAGCAAAACCCAAACGGACGATGCAGTTTACCCCATCAGCCCTGACAACAGGGAGCGCGCTGCCATGCCTGTGGAGGGGGAGCAGGAAACACCCGGGCCGGCGGCGGCCCGGCAGGACCCGGGGAGCGGGCGATTGGAGTTTCAGGACTGCACGGTTCCTAAAGAGGAGCAGTTTGACTGCGTTTCTCAGGAACCGCAGGATCTGGATGAAAGCCTGGCGCCGACAGAGAGTCCGAATCACACGGAGTCGGCATGTGAACCTCCACATTTCATCCTGAAGCTGAAGAGCAGGGAGGTTCCTGAAGGCACCAAGGTCCAGCTAGACTGCATCGTGAGGGGACATCCTGTCCCTGAAGTCcg GTGGTTCTGTGAGGGAAAAGAGCTGGAAAACAGCCCTGACATTCAGATCATCACCAGCGGCGAGCTTCACTCTCTGGTCATAGCAGAGGCGTTTGAGGAAGACACCGGCCGATACTCCTGCTTCGCTTCCAACGTCTACGGGACGGACTCTACGTCGGCTGAGATCTATGTTGAAG GTGCTTCCTCTTCAGACTCTGAGGCTGAACAGCGATTTGATCATGTAGCCCA gttgCAGCGGAAACCAAAGTCATCTCCATCTTTCCCTCAGTCGTCAAACCAAACTCGGCCTGTGAAGGAGGACGACTCGGCATTGTCTCCGCTCGCAGCAGCTGCAGTGGAACCGGAGGAGGATTTGACCCGAACTGCTACAGAAGCTCCTCTACCCGTCCGGACATCTGCCACCATACTGCAAGTCCCAGAGCTCGCCAGAGTGACCCTGGTTCCTCCTGCTGGGGAGGAGCAAAGAGTGCTACCTGTGCAGGTGTTTCCCACTTCAGCAGAACTAACAGAAACTGAAAACGCATCAACATTGGCTTTAAATCCAGCCGGGTCGTCCATACTGTCCACTGCAGAACAAACGCCGCAACTTCAG aCTCCAACCTTCAGCCAGCACTACTCAGAAGAAAGAAGCGGGCCGCCCGTCATGGCCGCCCCGGTGTTCACGGAG AGCCTACAGGAGCTGAGTGCGTCAGAAGGCCAGCTGGTGGTGCTGGAGTGCCGGGTGAAAGGAGTCCCGGCTCCGCGGGTCGACTGGTTCAGAGACGGAAAACTCATAGAGGACTCCCCTGATTTCAGGATcctacagaaaa AGCCCAgatctccagcagaaccag agGAAATCTGCACGCTGGTTATAGCTGAGGTTTTTCCAGAGGACTCAGGGATGTTTACTTGCACAGCCAACAACAATTATGGAACCGTTTCCAGCTCTGCTGCTCTGAGGGTCAAAG ctaacagcaacaacagcagccaTGCGAGGCCTTTCAGCGGGTTACTGACAGAGTCCCGCCGAGACCAGGGCTTCACCCCGTCGGCTCCGGCTGTGACCTCCCACCCAGAGGTCACGGTGAGCAGCAGCATCCGCCTCGAGCCGCTGGTTTCCAGCACGTTATGCCTCGACCCATTAAATACCAGCACCCTCCGTCTGGAGCCCTCTGTCCTGAACTTGGACGGCGTCTCGGGGTCCAGTGGTCCACGTGTCGATCTCCAGAACCCCAGGCAGATTTTCTCCAGTCAAAGGCCTTTCACTGTGTCTCCTGCGGCGGCGAATACGCCTGAGCAGAAAGCGTCCAGACCGTCGGATAGACATGCCAAGGCAGCCCCAAACCGGCCAAACGGCGGCAGCGGCGTGGTTCCCCTGCCTGACCCTCCGCCTAACTCCTGCCTGAAAACAGGAACCCTGACGAACCACAGAGACTCCCGAGCCGGCGCTAGAGTCGGCCTGCGCGTCCACTTCAAACTCCCCGAGGATGAGGAGGACGAAGAACAAGGCGACTACGACGAAGACCTCAGTCTGGCATTGTCCGGCAAAGAGCCGCCGCCAGTACTGGCCAAGCCCAAACT GGACCCGGCTCAGCTTCAGCTTCTGCACAACCAGGTCCtcctggagcagcagcaggagagcGAACCTCAGACCAAACCCCACACCCATCACCGGCCCCACCACCCATTCCAGACCCAGCTCCCCTCTGAGGTCCAAAGTCCCTCTGAGGGTCCTCTGTGGTCTCCCAGAATGCACCGTGAACCTCAGATTCCTCCGCTGAGCGCCACCAAACCTCCAGCTCCTTCGTTCAGCTCCGCCCCAGCCCTCAGCGCTGCCTCCTGgactcctcctgctgctcctcaccTCAACATGTCCCCTCTGGTGACCAGTCCGACCAACACCATCCACGCCTCCCATCTGAACCTTTCCCCCGCAGCTCTGAGCAGAGCCGGACCCAAACCCCAGTTCAGTTCTCCGCCGGCTCCAAAGCTCAGCGCCGCTCCACCAGACTCATCCGTTCTGCAGTTCATGTCCCCGACTCCTCAGCTCCGGAGCACTCACGCCTCCCTGATGAACCTGACCGCCGTGTCCTTCAGCTACACCCGGCCCAAGGAGTTCATCGCCGCTCAGACCCTCTCGCCCATCAGGAGTCTGTCTCCGACAGAATCGCCGGTTCCGCTGCTGCAGGAGCTGGCCGCCGAGCTCAATTCGTCGGCGGCCAGCTCCCCGACCCCACCGCCGTTCTCCCCGCCGCTCACGTTCACCCCCACCAGGGTTCTCAAGTCGCCCACCAGTCCTCCGTCCCTGTTGTCGTCTCCCACGTTTCTGAACAGCGGTCTGGGCCTACGGGCCCAGTCGCCGCCGCAGGCGTCCTCCCCGACCTCCAGCAGCTCCTCGCCCAGCCCCATCCAGAACCCGGTGGCCTTCCTGAGCTCCGTCCTGCCGTCACTGAGCCCGAGTCAGCCCACCAACTCCATGGGGCTTCCCAAAGGAGCTCCGTCAGG GGTCAAAAAGAAAACTCCCAAGACTCGCCTGCCGTCAGCTGAAAACATCAGTGAGAGCAAAGAGCTTCTCCTCCAGGACATGGAGAAGACACTTCGGTTAAAAAGCGATGCTCCTCAGTTTGCACATCAGCAG AAGCTGAGTGTTAAGGGGAAAACAGCGAGCAGACTCCTTGGACCAAACAATGCTGCTACTGTCATTAACTATGATGAG gaGTACAAAGTGTCCAACTTTGAGCAGCGGCTAATGAGTGAAATCGAGTTTCGCTTGGAGCGAACGCCGGTGGAGGAGTCGGACGACGAGGTTCAGCACGACGACATCCCGACCGGGAAATGCATCGCCCCGGTTTTTGACAAGAAGCTGAAGAACTACAAGGCGATGGAAGGCGTTCCCGTCACCTTCACCTGTAAAGTTCTGGGCGTCCCGTCTCCAAAG GTCTACTGGTTCAAGGACGGCAAGCAGATCCTGAAGAAGAACACCCAGTACCAGAAGCTGAGGGAAGGCGACGGGACCTGCTGCCTGCACATCGAGTCCACCGCCGCTGACGACGACGGAAACTACACCGTCATGGCCGCCAACCCTCAG GGACGAATCAGCTGCTCGGGACATTTGATTGTCCAATCTGGACCACCGCGAAGCCGGCTGACGCCTATTCAGTCTCAGAG GGTTCGCACTCGCATCCAGGAGGTGGAAGGTGAACAAACCCAGGAGCGTTTCTTCCGACCTCACTTCCTCCTGGCTCCCGGAGACATGATGGCTCACGAGGGCCGACTCTGCAGACTCGACTGCAAA GTCAGTGGGCTCCCCAGCCCTGAGCTGATGTGGCTGGTCAACGGGAGGCCCATCTATCCAGACCTCAACCACAAGATGCTGGTGCGGGAGAACGGCGTCCATTCCCTGGTCATCGACCCGCTGACGCAGAACGACGCGGGAACGTATACGTGTATCGCGAGCAACAAGGCAGGACAGAGCTCCTTCAGCCTGGAGCTGAAAGTCGTTG AGAAAGAAATGAAGCACCCGCCGCAGTTtgtggagaagctgcagaacaTGGGTATTCCTGAGGGGGCGCCGGTGAGGCTGGAGTGCCGCTTGGCGGGAATGCCGCCTCCGGCCATCTTCTGGAAGAAAGAcaatgaaactatttcaaaaaCGAAGAGCAGAATCAG CATGACGCAGGACTCCACAGGATATGTCTGCCTTCTTATTCATCCAACAACAAAAGATGATGC
- the mypn gene encoding myopalladin isoform X3 translates to MCGHFSSMEDDPEQPPSLSQLLRVSYEARAQHRHDETSRSDAPSSRIQIYGSLKAKGDETVGHNDAQFPDLSAFLSQEELDKSVNLACQAIGHETRDEKGDVKAAVTSGTAAISDATNHLSQNTVSLSAVAPVSNHLPASSSARFTADRKTHNRQRQDNMTRDSVDASEGLNDTSSLAKSSPYGPETQSKKEFLNKAADFIEELSSLFKANSSKRVRPRACKAHRTRIQSKTQTDDAVYPISPDNRERAAMPVEGEQETPGPAAARQDPGSGRLEFQDCTVPKEEQFDCVSQEPQDLDESLAPTESPNHTESACEPPHFILKLKSREVPEGTKVQLDCIVRGHPVPEVRWFCEGKELENSPDIQIITSGELHSLVIAEAFEEDTGRYSCFASNVYGTDSTSAEIYVEGASSSDSEAEQRFDHVAQLQRKPKSSPSFPQSSNQTRPVKEDDSALSPLAAAAVEPEEDLTRTATEAPLPVRTSATILQVPELARVTLVPPAGEEQRVLPVQVFPTSAELTETENASTLALNPAGSSILSTAEQTPQLQTPTFSQHYSEERSGPPVMAAPVFTESLQELSASEGQLVVLECRVKGVPAPRVDWFRDGKLIEDSPDFRILQKKPRSPAEPEEICTLVIAEVFPEDSGMFTCTANNNYGTVSSSAALRVKANSNNSSHARPFSGLLTESRRDQGFTPSAPAVTSHPEVTVSSSIRLEPLVSSTLCLDPLNTSTLRLEPSVLNLDGVSGSSGPRVDLQNPRQIFSSQRPFTVSPAAANTPEQKASRPSDRHAKAAPNRPNGGSGVVPLPDPPPNSCLKTGTLTNHRDSRAGARVGLRVHFKLPEDEEDEEQGDYDEDLSLALSGKEPPPVLAKPKLDPAQLQLLHNQVLLEQQQESEPQTKPHTHHRPHHPFQTQLPSEVQSPSEGPLWSPRMHREPQIPPLSATKPPAPSFSSAPALSAASWTPPAAPHLNMSPLVTSPTNTIHASHLNLSPAALSRAGPKPQFSSPPAPKLSAAPPDSSVLQFMSPTPQLRSTHASLMNLTAVSFSYTRPKEFIAAQTLSPIRSLSPTESPVPLLQELAAELNSSAASSPTPPPFSPPLTFTPTRVLKSPTSPPSLLSSPTFLNSGLGLRAQSPPQASSPTSSSSSPSPIQNPVAFLSSVLPSLSPSQPTNSMGLPKGAPSGVKKKTPKTRLPSAENISESKELLLQDMEKTLRLKSDAPQFAHQQKLSVKGKTASRLLGPNNAATVINYDEEYKVSNFEQRLMSEIEFRLERTPVEESDDEVQHDDIPTGKCIAPVFDKKLKNYKAMEGVPVTFTCKVLGVPSPKVYWFKDGKQILKKNTQYQKLREGDGTCCLHIESTAADDDGNYTVMAANPQGRISCSGHLIVQSGPPRSRLTPIQSQRVRTRIQEVEGEQTQERFFRPHFLLAPGDMMAHEGRLCRLDCKVSGLPSPELMWLVNGRPIYPDLNHKMLVRENGVHSLVIDPLTQNDAGTYTCIASNKAGQSSFSLELKVVEKEMKHPPQFVEKLQNMGIPEGAPVRLECRLAGMPPPAIFWKKDNETISKTKSRISMTQDSTGYVCLLIHPTTKDDAGWYTVSAKNDAGVVSCTCRLDIYAQWHQSIPAPMRKAPRASSRYAALTGQGFDIKSAFSTSDTSPVLFASSPPEATLESDEL, encoded by the exons ATGTGTGGCCATTTCAGCAGCATGGAGGACGACCCGGAGCAGCCTCCGTCTCTCTCCCAGCTGCTGAGGGTGAGCTACGAGGCCCGAGCCCAGCACCGCCACGACGAGACGAGCCGCTCCGACGCTCCGTCCTCCCGCATCCAGATTTACGGCTCTCTGAAAGCCAAAGGCGACGAAACCGTGGGCCACAACGACGCCCAGTTCCCAGACCTGTCAGCCTTCCTCAGCCAGGAGGAGCTGGATAAGAGTGTGAACTTGGCCTGCCAGGCCATCGGACACGAGACCCGAGACGAGAAAGGCGACGTAAAGGCCGCCGTGACGTCAGGAACCGCCGCCATAAGTGACGCCACCAACCACCTCTCCCAAAACACAGTTTCTTTATCCGCCGTAGCTCCGGTGTCAAACCACTTACCTGCGTCTTCATCCGCCAGGTTCACAGCTGACAGGAAGACGCACAACAGGCAGAG GCAAGACAACATGACGAGGGACAGTGTGGACGCCAGCGAAGGACTCAACGACACCAGCAGTCTGGCAAAAAGCTCCCCGTACGGTCCGGAGACCCAGTCCAAGAAGGAGTTCCTCAACAAGGCGGCGGACTTCATTGAGGAACTGTCTTCTCTCTTCAAGGCCAACAGCTCCAAGCGGGTCCGACCGAGAGCTTGCAAGGCCCACCGGACCAGGATCCAGAGCAAAACCCAAACGGACGATGCAGTTTACCCCATCAGCCCTGACAACAGGGAGCGCGCTGCCATGCCTGTGGAGGGGGAGCAGGAAACACCCGGGCCGGCGGCGGCCCGGCAGGACCCGGGGAGCGGGCGATTGGAGTTTCAGGACTGCACGGTTCCTAAAGAGGAGCAGTTTGACTGCGTTTCTCAGGAACCGCAGGATCTGGATGAAAGCCTGGCGCCGACAGAGAGTCCGAATCACACGGAGTCGGCATGTGAACCTCCACATTTCATCCTGAAGCTGAAGAGCAGGGAGGTTCCTGAAGGCACCAAGGTCCAGCTAGACTGCATCGTGAGGGGACATCCTGTCCCTGAAGTCcg GTGGTTCTGTGAGGGAAAAGAGCTGGAAAACAGCCCTGACATTCAGATCATCACCAGCGGCGAGCTTCACTCTCTGGTCATAGCAGAGGCGTTTGAGGAAGACACCGGCCGATACTCCTGCTTCGCTTCCAACGTCTACGGGACGGACTCTACGTCGGCTGAGATCTATGTTGAAG GTGCTTCCTCTTCAGACTCTGAGGCTGAACAGCGATTTGATCATGTAGCCCA gttgCAGCGGAAACCAAAGTCATCTCCATCTTTCCCTCAGTCGTCAAACCAAACTCGGCCTGTGAAGGAGGACGACTCGGCATTGTCTCCGCTCGCAGCAGCTGCAGTGGAACCGGAGGAGGATTTGACCCGAACTGCTACAGAAGCTCCTCTACCCGTCCGGACATCTGCCACCATACTGCAAGTCCCAGAGCTCGCCAGAGTGACCCTGGTTCCTCCTGCTGGGGAGGAGCAAAGAGTGCTACCTGTGCAGGTGTTTCCCACTTCAGCAGAACTAACAGAAACTGAAAACGCATCAACATTGGCTTTAAATCCAGCCGGGTCGTCCATACTGTCCACTGCAGAACAAACGCCGCAACTTCAG aCTCCAACCTTCAGCCAGCACTACTCAGAAGAAAGAAGCGGGCCGCCCGTCATGGCCGCCCCGGTGTTCACGGAG AGCCTACAGGAGCTGAGTGCGTCAGAAGGCCAGCTGGTGGTGCTGGAGTGCCGGGTGAAAGGAGTCCCGGCTCCGCGGGTCGACTGGTTCAGAGACGGAAAACTCATAGAGGACTCCCCTGATTTCAGGATcctacagaaaa AGCCCAgatctccagcagaaccag agGAAATCTGCACGCTGGTTATAGCTGAGGTTTTTCCAGAGGACTCAGGGATGTTTACTTGCACAGCCAACAACAATTATGGAACCGTTTCCAGCTCTGCTGCTCTGAGGGTCAAAG ctaacagcaacaacagcagccaTGCGAGGCCTTTCAGCGGGTTACTGACAGAGTCCCGCCGAGACCAGGGCTTCACCCCGTCGGCTCCGGCTGTGACCTCCCACCCAGAGGTCACGGTGAGCAGCAGCATCCGCCTCGAGCCGCTGGTTTCCAGCACGTTATGCCTCGACCCATTAAATACCAGCACCCTCCGTCTGGAGCCCTCTGTCCTGAACTTGGACGGCGTCTCGGGGTCCAGTGGTCCACGTGTCGATCTCCAGAACCCCAGGCAGATTTTCTCCAGTCAAAGGCCTTTCACTGTGTCTCCTGCGGCGGCGAATACGCCTGAGCAGAAAGCGTCCAGACCGTCGGATAGACATGCCAAGGCAGCCCCAAACCGGCCAAACGGCGGCAGCGGCGTGGTTCCCCTGCCTGACCCTCCGCCTAACTCCTGCCTGAAAACAGGAACCCTGACGAACCACAGAGACTCCCGAGCCGGCGCTAGAGTCGGCCTGCGCGTCCACTTCAAACTCCCCGAGGATGAGGAGGACGAAGAACAAGGCGACTACGACGAAGACCTCAGTCTGGCATTGTCCGGCAAAGAGCCGCCGCCAGTACTGGCCAAGCCCAAACT GGACCCGGCTCAGCTTCAGCTTCTGCACAACCAGGTCCtcctggagcagcagcaggagagcGAACCTCAGACCAAACCCCACACCCATCACCGGCCCCACCACCCATTCCAGACCCAGCTCCCCTCTGAGGTCCAAAGTCCCTCTGAGGGTCCTCTGTGGTCTCCCAGAATGCACCGTGAACCTCAGATTCCTCCGCTGAGCGCCACCAAACCTCCAGCTCCTTCGTTCAGCTCCGCCCCAGCCCTCAGCGCTGCCTCCTGgactcctcctgctgctcctcaccTCAACATGTCCCCTCTGGTGACCAGTCCGACCAACACCATCCACGCCTCCCATCTGAACCTTTCCCCCGCAGCTCTGAGCAGAGCCGGACCCAAACCCCAGTTCAGTTCTCCGCCGGCTCCAAAGCTCAGCGCCGCTCCACCAGACTCATCCGTTCTGCAGTTCATGTCCCCGACTCCTCAGCTCCGGAGCACTCACGCCTCCCTGATGAACCTGACCGCCGTGTCCTTCAGCTACACCCGGCCCAAGGAGTTCATCGCCGCTCAGACCCTCTCGCCCATCAGGAGTCTGTCTCCGACAGAATCGCCGGTTCCGCTGCTGCAGGAGCTGGCCGCCGAGCTCAATTCGTCGGCGGCCAGCTCCCCGACCCCACCGCCGTTCTCCCCGCCGCTCACGTTCACCCCCACCAGGGTTCTCAAGTCGCCCACCAGTCCTCCGTCCCTGTTGTCGTCTCCCACGTTTCTGAACAGCGGTCTGGGCCTACGGGCCCAGTCGCCGCCGCAGGCGTCCTCCCCGACCTCCAGCAGCTCCTCGCCCAGCCCCATCCAGAACCCGGTGGCCTTCCTGAGCTCCGTCCTGCCGTCACTGAGCCCGAGTCAGCCCACCAACTCCATGGGGCTTCCCAAAGGAGCTCCGTCAGG GGTCAAAAAGAAAACTCCCAAGACTCGCCTGCCGTCAGCTGAAAACATCAGTGAGAGCAAAGAGCTTCTCCTCCAGGACATGGAGAAGACACTTCGGTTAAAAAGCGATGCTCCTCAGTTTGCACATCAGCAG AAGCTGAGTGTTAAGGGGAAAACAGCGAGCAGACTCCTTGGACCAAACAATGCTGCTACTGTCATTAACTATGATGAG gaGTACAAAGTGTCCAACTTTGAGCAGCGGCTAATGAGTGAAATCGAGTTTCGCTTGGAGCGAACGCCGGTGGAGGAGTCGGACGACGAGGTTCAGCACGACGACATCCCGACCGGGAAATGCATCGCCCCGGTTTTTGACAAGAAGCTGAAGAACTACAAGGCGATGGAAGGCGTTCCCGTCACCTTCACCTGTAAAGTTCTGGGCGTCCCGTCTCCAAAG GTCTACTGGTTCAAGGACGGCAAGCAGATCCTGAAGAAGAACACCCAGTACCAGAAGCTGAGGGAAGGCGACGGGACCTGCTGCCTGCACATCGAGTCCACCGCCGCTGACGACGACGGAAACTACACCGTCATGGCCGCCAACCCTCAG GGACGAATCAGCTGCTCGGGACATTTGATTGTCCAATCTGGACCACCGCGAAGCCGGCTGACGCCTATTCAGTCTCAGAG GGTTCGCACTCGCATCCAGGAGGTGGAAGGTGAACAAACCCAGGAGCGTTTCTTCCGACCTCACTTCCTCCTGGCTCCCGGAGACATGATGGCTCACGAGGGCCGACTCTGCAGACTCGACTGCAAA GTCAGTGGGCTCCCCAGCCCTGAGCTGATGTGGCTGGTCAACGGGAGGCCCATCTATCCAGACCTCAACCACAAGATGCTGGTGCGGGAGAACGGCGTCCATTCCCTGGTCATCGACCCGCTGACGCAGAACGACGCGGGAACGTATACGTGTATCGCGAGCAACAAGGCAGGACAGAGCTCCTTCAGCCTGGAGCTGAAAGTCGTTG AGAAAGAAATGAAGCACCCGCCGCAGTTtgtggagaagctgcagaacaTGGGTATTCCTGAGGGGGCGCCGGTGAGGCTGGAGTGCCGCTTGGCGGGAATGCCGCCTCCGGCCATCTTCTGGAAGAAAGAcaatgaaactatttcaaaaaCGAAGAGCAGAATCAG CATGACGCAGGACTCCACAGGATATGTCTGCCTTCTTATTCATCCAACAACAAAAGATGATGC